From Periophthalmus magnuspinnatus isolate fPerMag1 chromosome 12, fPerMag1.2.pri, whole genome shotgun sequence, a single genomic window includes:
- the LOC117379704 gene encoding carboxypeptidase inhibitor SmCI-like, with protein sequence MSLILFVKTPDFCKLMPEPGPGPSCLAYIPQFFYNSTLQECEEFTYGGCGERPNRICNLPPETGPCKVYFSRHFYNTTSGKCEIFIYGCCQGNLNRFKSLRTC encoded by the exons atgtctcttattttgtttgtaaagacTCCAGACTTCTGTAAACTCATGCCAGAGCCAGGACCTGGGCCTAGTTGTTTGGCCTACATTCCCCAGTTCTTCTACAACTCCACATTACAGGAGTGTGAAGAGTTCACTTATGGAGGCTGTGGAGAAAGGCCGAACA GGATCTGTAACCTACCTCCAGAGACAGGACCCTGTAAAGTCTACTTCTCAAGACATTTTTACAACACCACCTCTGGGAAATGTGAGATCTTCATATATGGATGCTGTCAAGGCAACCTCAACAGATTTAAATCTTTAAGAACTTGTTAG
- the nrarpa gene encoding notch-regulated ankyrin repeat-containing protein A produces the protein MSQADVSTCSAPQRVFQEAVKKGNTKELHSLLQNMTNCEFNVNSFGPEGQTALHQSVIDGNLELVKLLVKFGADIRLANREGWSALHIAAFGGHQDIVLYLITKAKYSSGAR, from the coding sequence ATGAGTCAGGCGGACGTTTCCACATGCTCCGCACCACAGCGTGTTTTTCAGGAGGCGGTGAAGAAGGGCAACACCAAGGAGCTGCATTCATTGCttcaaaacatgacaaactGCGAGTTCAATGTGAACTCGTTCGGGCCCGAGGGCCAGACGGCCCTGCATCAATCCGTTATCGATGGCAACTTGGAGCTGGTCAAATTGCTTGTCAAATTCGGGGCGGACATCCGGCTGGCCAacagggaaggatggagcgccTTACACATCGCCGCATTCGGGGGTCACCAGGACATTGTACTATACCTCATCACCAAGGCCAAGTACTCGTCTGGCGCCCGGTGA